In Acidimicrobiales bacterium, the genomic stretch CGCGGGCGCAGCGCACGGTCAGGCGATGGACCAGGCCGGCTTCGCCGAGATGGTCGCCGCCGCCAACGCCATCGACGCCGGCACGCGACGGTTGGTGCAGCGCACCACGCTGTATGGCCGCGTCAACGCTTCCGTCTGAACCGATGCACGCCCTCGACCACGTGATGGTGGTCGTCGCCGACCTCGACGAAGCGGCGCACCGCTACGACTCCGACTTCGGACTGGTCGCAGTGCCGGGCGGTCGCCACCCGGGATTCGGAACCGCCAACTCCATCATTCCGCTCGGCGACGCGTTCATCGAGCTGGTTGTCGTGGAAGACGCCGCTGTCAGCCCACTGGCGGAGTTCTTGTCGGGGCGCCTCGCCAGCGACGGCGAGGGCATCGTGGGTGTGTGCCTGCGCGCCGCGGACTTCGCGGCGGTCGCAGCGCGGCTCGACTCACCGATCGTGC encodes the following:
- a CDS encoding VOC family protein; this encodes MHALDHVMVVVADLDEAAHRYDSDFGLVAVPGGRHPGFGTANSIIPLGDAFIELVVVEDAAVSPLAEFLSGRLASDGEGIVGVCLRAADFAAVAARLDSPIVPMSRTRPDGTELHWELTGIDGALVHGLPFFISWAVDEDHPARMRVGHPSGARGIAWVEIGGDPERVRSWLGEDEAPLRLVGGDPGPHRYAVTTASGELTLS